A stretch of Nitrospinaceae bacterium DNA encodes these proteins:
- a CDS encoding ABC transporter substrate-binding protein, with amino-acid sequence MKLVTPRLIFSGVAAAALVSLSMATTASAALSPQEQKLARAAKKEGGVIIINPLFSNRTAKRMGPAFIKRYGLGSGFKFSNIRKGTGATVATVRQEIKAGKFTIDVHMVSAPGFFHAAAKRGAFSKLDSAHWKDSVGLVESAGQYHNYPYVVTPLAYTFQPVWNKSCPGMANFNVTSYADVAKMSLSGKTISSDITKSFTYTNTVISLVENGAINANKLWDDLKKTKPIIEFRTEPKMQMLISCERPFDMWNLSGRVYQNVLKKPALSKVLRVGYYKEGQVLLGNQAAAVKGSPHPNAGKLLVEFLLTKQGADIFVEGEAIYSFRKGYVAPPAVRPYLLDLSKHKLLGMKDWVGAQKQFKKVRGGWASRFK; translated from the coding sequence ATGAAGCTTGTTACCCCTCGTTTAATTTTTTCCGGAGTGGCTGCTGCCGCTCTCGTCTCACTGAGCATGGCGACCACAGCATCTGCCGCCCTGTCTCCTCAAGAGCAGAAACTTGCCCGCGCTGCCAAAAAAGAAGGCGGCGTCATCATCATCAACCCGCTCTTCAGCAACCGGACAGCAAAGCGCATGGGCCCTGCCTTCATCAAACGCTATGGACTCGGCAGCGGCTTTAAGTTCAGCAACATCCGCAAGGGCACTGGCGCGACCGTCGCCACCGTTCGCCAGGAGATCAAAGCAGGCAAATTCACCATTGACGTTCATATGGTCAGCGCGCCGGGCTTCTTTCACGCCGCCGCCAAGAGGGGTGCCTTCTCGAAACTCGACAGCGCCCACTGGAAAGACAGCGTCGGGCTTGTCGAGAGCGCCGGCCAGTACCACAACTACCCGTATGTTGTGACCCCGCTGGCCTACACCTTCCAGCCCGTCTGGAACAAATCTTGCCCCGGAATGGCCAACTTCAATGTCACCTCATACGCCGACGTGGCAAAAATGTCCTTGAGCGGCAAGACCATTTCCTCCGACATCACGAAAAGCTTCACTTACACAAATACCGTGATTTCGCTTGTTGAGAACGGCGCAATCAACGCAAACAAGCTATGGGACGACCTCAAAAAGACCAAGCCGATCATCGAATTCCGCACCGAGCCTAAAATGCAGATGCTCATCTCCTGCGAGCGGCCCTTCGACATGTGGAACCTCTCGGGCCGGGTGTACCAGAACGTCCTTAAAAAGCCTGCTCTGAGCAAAGTTCTTCGCGTCGGCTACTATAAAGAAGGCCAAGTATTACTGGGCAACCAAGCGGCAGCCGTTAAAGGCTCGCCTCATCCGAACGCAGGCAAACTCCTCGTTGAGTTCCTGCTAACCAAACAGGGCGCCGATATTTTTGTCGAGGGCGAGGCCATCTACTCGTTCCGCAAAGGATATGTCGCCCCCCCGGCCGTGCGCCCCTATCTTCTCGACCTGAGCAAGCACAAGTTGCTCGGCATGAAGGACTGGGTTGGCGCACAGAAGCAGTTCAAAAAAGTTCGCGGTGGATGGGCCAGTCGTTTCAAATAA